One genomic segment of Helicobacter enhydrae includes these proteins:
- the rfbA gene encoding glucose-1-phosphate thymidylyltransferase RfbA, translating to MKGIILAGGSGTRLFPLTKGVVKQLLPIYDKPMIYYPLSILMLAGIKEILIISTPRDIQRFRDLLGDGSQLGLRFEYIIQNHPNGLAEAFILGEEFIQGDDVCLVLGDNLIYGEGLIKTLQSSVAKVKEKREGVVFGYYVNNPSDYGIVEFDQNNQVISIQEKPKCPKSNFAVIGLYFYPNDVTTKAKQVVPSSRGELEITSINQLYLQEQRLQVEFLGRGYAWLDTGTYDHLLEASNFIEIIEKRQGLKIACIEEIAYKMGYISRQDLQNLGKNMEKNQYGQYILKIAEQ from the coding sequence TTGAAAGGAATTATTTTAGCTGGAGGAAGTGGCACTCGTTTGTTTCCATTGACAAAAGGTGTTGTTAAGCAGCTTTTGCCTATTTATGACAAACCAATGATTTATTATCCTCTTTCAATCCTTATGCTTGCAGGGATCAAAGAAATCTTAATCATCTCAACTCCTAGAGATATTCAAAGATTCCGAGATCTTTTGGGTGATGGTTCGCAATTAGGACTTAGATTTGAATACATTATTCAAAATCATCCAAATGGACTTGCAGAAGCTTTTATTTTGGGAGAAGAATTCATTCAAGGAGATGATGTGTGCCTTGTCCTTGGAGACAATCTGATTTATGGAGAAGGGCTCATCAAAACACTTCAATCTAGTGTGGCAAAAGTCAAAGAAAAAAGGGAAGGAGTTGTGTTTGGCTACTATGTCAATAATCCCTCTGATTATGGCATCGTAGAATTTGATCAAAACAATCAAGTTATTTCGATTCAAGAAAAACCAAAATGCCCAAAAAGCAATTTCGCAGTGATTGGATTGTATTTTTATCCCAATGATGTCACAACAAAAGCAAAACAAGTGGTCCCATCCTCTCGAGGAGAGCTTGAAATCACCTCGATCAATCAGCTCTATCTACAAGAGCAAAGACTTCAGGTGGAGTTTTTGGGGCGTGGTTACGCTTGGCTTGACACTGGCACATACGATCATCTTTTGGAAGCAAGTAATTTCATCGAGATTATTGAGAAGCGACAAGGACTAAAAATCGCCTGTATTGAAGAGATTGCCTACAAAATGGGTTATATTTCACGCCAAGATCTTCAAAACTTGGGAAAAAATATGGAAAAAAATCAATACGGACAATATATCTTAAAGATTGCAGAGCAATGA
- the rfbB gene encoding dTDP-glucose 4,6-dehydratase, with translation MRNILITGGAGFIGSNFIDYFLKRYPHYKIFNLDVLTYAGKLENMNEFYHHPNHTFIQGDICDLNLLGEIFEKYKIDSIIHFAAESHVDNSIASPNAFVQTNINGTFSLLQTALHFWLKNPFDYKTPYGIFHHISTDEVYGSLGDTGYFTETTPYAPNSPYSASKASSDMLVKSYHHTYGLKTFITNCSNNYGPKQHDEKLIPTIIRKAINQEDIPIYGNGLNIRDWLYVLDHCAGIDLVFHSQNFGETYNIGGNNEHTNIQIAHLVCKILDELHPKAKGKYSDQITYVKDRLGHDHRYAIDASKIRNQLNWTTHYPFVSGIHQTILWYLKSQG, from the coding sequence ATGAGAAATATTCTAATTACAGGTGGAGCAGGCTTTATTGGAAGCAACTTTATTGATTATTTTTTAAAACGCTATCCTCATTACAAGATTTTCAATCTCGATGTATTGACCTATGCAGGAAAATTGGAAAATATGAATGAGTTTTATCATCACCCAAATCATACTTTTATACAAGGAGACATCTGCGATCTTAATTTGTTGGGAGAGATTTTTGAAAAATACAAAATCGATTCTATCATTCATTTTGCTGCAGAATCTCATGTTGATAACTCCATTGCCTCTCCCAATGCTTTTGTCCAAACCAACATCAACGGCACATTTTCTTTGTTGCAAACCGCATTGCATTTTTGGCTCAAAAATCCCTTTGATTACAAAACCCCTTATGGGATCTTCCACCACATTAGCACAGATGAAGTTTATGGTAGTTTGGGGGACACTGGATATTTCACAGAAACAACACCTTACGCCCCAAATTCTCCCTATTCTGCCTCCAAAGCATCTAGCGATATGCTTGTGAAAAGCTATCATCACACTTATGGACTTAAAACCTTCATTACCAACTGCTCCAATAATTATGGACCAAAACAACACGATGAAAAACTCATCCCGACCATTATTCGCAAAGCCATCAATCAAGAAGATATTCCAATTTATGGAAATGGTTTAAATATTCGAGATTGGCTTTATGTTTTGGATCATTGTGCGGGGATCGATCTTGTTTTCCATAGCCAAAATTTTGGAGAGACTTACAACATTGGTGGTAACAACGAGCATACAAACATACAAATCGCTCATCTAGTGTGCAAGATTCTAGATGAACTGCATCCAAAAGCAAAAGGGAAATATTCAGACCAAATTACTTATGTCAAAGATCGTTTGGGGCACGACCATCGTTACGCAATCGACGCGTCAAAAATCAGAAATCAGCTCAATTGGACCACCCATTACCCGTTTGTATCAGGAATACACCAAACAATACTTTGGTATCTAAAATCACAAGGATAA